A stretch of the Balneolales bacterium ANBcel1 genome encodes the following:
- a CDS encoding chemotaxis protein CheX, producing the protein MLPTKLNGLQKIPEPIVDSVIECVKNTFESISGERPDFVEGDKDGSPMNGIIGTIAVFNTEHTLSIMIAIPKHTALAFSEVFCGMELPFDSDDMGDLVGEISNILAGDVAASIEHVGFVGQSSLPTATRGSDLTLFLPNKPPKARLKFAGSGGEFWINLALSESRRHK; encoded by the coding sequence ATGTTGCCAACAAAGCTGAACGGTCTTCAAAAAATTCCCGAGCCCATTGTGGACTCGGTCATTGAGTGTGTAAAAAATACGTTTGAATCCATTTCCGGTGAACGCCCCGATTTTGTTGAGGGCGACAAGGACGGTTCTCCCATGAACGGCATCATCGGTACCATCGCGGTTTTTAATACCGAGCACACGCTCTCCATAATGATCGCCATCCCCAAACATACCGCTCTCGCATTTTCGGAGGTGTTCTGTGGCATGGAGCTGCCTTTTGATAGCGATGACATGGGAGATCTGGTGGGAGAGATATCAAATATTCTGGCCGGGGATGTAGCCGCCAGTATTGAGCATGTCGGCTTTGTCGGCCAGTCGTCCCTGCCGACCGCCACACGCGGCAGCGACCTGACGCTTTTCCTCCCCAACAAACCGCCCAAGGCAAGGCTGAAGTTTGCCGGATCCGGTGGAGAATTCTGGATCAATCTGGCACTGAGCGAATCGCGACGTCATAAATGA
- a CDS encoding response regulator: protein MSTIKALVVDDSKIMRSAVKRTLNQLMVAEFEYIEAMDGQDALEKFNDEIQMIFLDWNMPNMTGVEFSQAIRKKENTEHIPIIMITAEKSMGKVDTALNEGGANAYVTKPFTADQVYKVLTRFIDKDGNLLTETEESEKKSFFKDMLKFKG, encoded by the coding sequence ATGAGTACAATAAAGGCCCTTGTTGTCGATGACTCAAAAATTATGAGAAGTGCGGTGAAACGGACGCTGAACCAGTTGATGGTGGCGGAGTTCGAATATATTGAGGCAATGGACGGACAGGATGCCCTGGAAAAGTTCAACGATGAGATTCAGATGATTTTTCTCGACTGGAACATGCCGAACATGACCGGCGTGGAGTTTTCCCAGGCCATCCGGAAGAAAGAGAACACCGAACATATTCCGATCATCATGATCACCGCCGAAAAATCTATGGGTAAAGTGGATACGGCTCTGAATGAGGGTGGCGCCAATGCCTATGTAACCAAACCCTTTACCGCCGACCAGGTGTACAAAGTGCTGACTCGCTTCATTGACAAGGACGGTAACCTGCTTACCGAAACCGAGGAGTCCGAAAAGAAGAGCTTTTTCAAAGACATGTTAAAATTTAAGGGGTAA
- a CDS encoding methyl-accepting chemotaxis protein has product MIESKRKTEKVGDTGNWTLGKKLIVSFMGVAAITLVVGLIGFIGAMLSDRSMEEVGQVRLPSVASLLQIESEAEHISTAMRTLAIPGIPFETRRTYYDQIDESRTRYQRAWDVFEPLPQTEEEAGLWSQFVPAWENWADVNNRVMELTTRFDEIGIEDPMELDRQLEMFMKDHYMVVQDVLHMIYVDQEAFRGGDDHTACNAGQWLPDYQTDNHQLANVISGFENPHRDFHNAVARMQDLVSAGNYNQARKVYENEFLGNMEEVFGAIERMLDMSGNALAAMEEAKDMLLGEVYENQQESMALLQGMVDINLDVADNEVATATTQSFFIRTVSLIGLVLGVALAIGLGIFISRNINNTLRRIIEGLSSGAEQVNASSTQLSSSSQDLSEGASEQAAGLQQTTSSLEQMAAQTKQTAENSGQAEKTMNETQPRVEKGMDAMKRMNEQMDGIRKASEETSKIIKTIDDIAFQTNLLALNAAVEAARAGEAGKGFAVVAEEVRNLAQRSAEAARITSELIENSQKNSESGFTMAEEVSEHLEEIKVSVNNGSELVVEIAAAAKEQSRGIDELNSVMREMDKVVQNNASGSEETASASEELSSQATELKRMVDELTALIGSAENGYGQQNHSYLSSVTSLVNRRKNGGRNNSKHAENGHRVNGNGSAGSNRHAESSPGKSNGTNRKTASEAMAFQEDDVSDF; this is encoded by the coding sequence ATGATAGAGAGCAAAAGAAAAACGGAAAAAGTGGGTGATACAGGCAACTGGACTCTGGGAAAAAAACTGATTGTTTCGTTTATGGGGGTGGCTGCTATTACCCTGGTTGTCGGCTTGATTGGATTTATCGGAGCCATGCTTAGCGACCGCTCCATGGAGGAAGTCGGCCAAGTACGGCTTCCAAGTGTTGCCAGCCTGCTTCAAATTGAGTCCGAAGCCGAACATATCAGTACGGCCATGCGCACACTGGCTATTCCGGGAATACCTTTTGAAACGCGACGTACTTATTACGATCAGATTGATGAATCACGAACCCGCTATCAGCGTGCCTGGGACGTCTTTGAGCCGCTGCCTCAGACAGAAGAAGAAGCCGGACTGTGGAGTCAGTTTGTACCTGCATGGGAAAACTGGGCGGATGTAAATAACAGGGTTATGGAACTCACCACACGTTTTGATGAAATCGGAATTGAAGATCCCATGGAGCTCGATCGTCAACTTGAAATGTTCATGAAAGACCATTACATGGTCGTTCAGGATGTATTGCACATGATCTATGTTGACCAAGAGGCATTCCGTGGTGGTGATGACCACACAGCCTGTAATGCCGGACAATGGCTGCCGGATTATCAAACGGATAACCACCAGCTTGCAAATGTGATCAGCGGATTTGAAAATCCACACCGTGACTTCCATAATGCTGTAGCGAGAATGCAGGACCTGGTAAGTGCCGGCAACTATAACCAAGCCCGTAAGGTTTATGAAAATGAGTTTCTGGGTAATATGGAAGAAGTGTTCGGAGCAATTGAAAGAATGCTGGACATGTCCGGTAACGCACTGGCCGCAATGGAAGAAGCAAAAGATATGCTGCTCGGAGAGGTTTATGAAAACCAACAGGAGTCGATGGCTCTGCTGCAAGGAATGGTGGATATCAATCTGGATGTAGCCGACAATGAAGTTGCTACCGCCACCACGCAGTCCTTTTTCATAAGAACCGTTTCCCTGATCGGGCTGGTACTTGGTGTGGCCCTTGCCATCGGCCTTGGAATCTTCATCAGCCGCAATATCAACAATACACTGCGTCGAATCATTGAAGGATTGAGCAGCGGGGCAGAACAAGTGAATGCATCCTCCACCCAACTGTCCAGCTCCAGCCAGGATCTATCGGAAGGAGCCAGTGAGCAGGCAGCCGGTTTGCAGCAAACCACATCCTCACTGGAGCAGATGGCGGCACAGACCAAGCAAACCGCCGAAAATTCAGGTCAGGCTGAAAAAACCATGAACGAGACACAGCCCAGGGTTGAAAAAGGTATGGATGCCATGAAGCGCATGAACGAGCAGATGGATGGTATCCGAAAGGCTTCCGAGGAAACCTCAAAGATCATCAAAACAATTGATGACATCGCTTTTCAGACCAACTTGCTGGCCCTGAATGCCGCTGTGGAAGCAGCCCGTGCGGGAGAAGCAGGTAAGGGATTTGCCGTAGTAGCGGAGGAGGTCCGCAACCTTGCGCAGCGAAGTGCGGAAGCGGCACGCATCACTTCGGAGCTGATTGAGAATTCACAGAAAAACTCCGAGAGTGGATTTACCATGGCAGAAGAGGTTTCAGAACATCTCGAAGAGATTAAAGTCAGCGTAAACAACGGCAGTGAACTTGTCGTTGAAATTGCCGCGGCGGCAAAAGAGCAGTCCAGAGGCATCGATGAACTGAACTCGGTAATGCGTGAAATGGATAAGGTGGTGCAGAACAACGCGTCCGGCTCGGAAGAAACCGCCAGTGCATCCGAAGAACTGTCTTCTCAGGCCACCGAGCTCAAGCGCATGGTTGACGAGCTGACGGCCCTTATCGGAAGTGCCGAAAACGGGTACGGGCAGCAGAACCACAGCTATCTTTCCAGTGTTACCAGTCTGGTAAACAGACGTAAGAATGGAGGTCGCAATAACTCTAAACATGCAGAAAACGGCCACAGGGTTAATGGCAACGGATCAGCTGGAAGCAACAGGCATGCAGAGAGTTCCCCTGGAAAAAGCAACGGCACAAACAGGAAAACGGCATCCGAAGCAATGGCTTTTCAAGAGGATGACGTAAGTGATTTTTGA
- a CDS encoding chemotaxis protein CheA: MNSKFQKQTEDLAEIMRILADVWPGDREDIMVAGARMEDTMEGWEHNSTQLGTLISLSWKALIHLYEKDEYFQSVKSATLHAINTIREYAVTDGDIDVELFEKACDDLEKSMKGESETVASMMDTISEKEAPANSDDSAESADGARQETESDKDRTVQQQDAGNTPEQTEQENGDKATSTTGSTSAEGERNGDEGSRAAGNEPGASEGEVSLDDLASLIMTIESEPSFIEKSQELERLLISCHDTASSKEIQKPLREALNILRASSTEEKNAPDWKSVVSAVSKRIEKSMQEADQAAAAMDAPGDSKPVVEKTENPSTNTGAAGSGGHQPGTGAESPNPLEPPSADLIPELPEEEEGTVGIKEFIIPEDSDMDLMVEFITESTEQIEAAESALLDLETSPDDDELINMVFRSFHTIKGTSAFMGLTPLSEFAHSVETLLDMVRDDVIIYDSACADITLEAIDILKNLLKGVENANAGDRLDIPESYGKLMKVLLSISDFGKKPEDAVKLHDDLGRGDAPGSRDANGAADEWVESRVDDNEQAETASATDDGNGFQADGADGSPAGSGTIPAEASESAGEPAAGPDQEGNTAPPVQNGNGSARPGSNGSSSGAAKAKTTAQKAGVQLPKMDTESTVRVNVNRLDRLIDMVGELVIAHSVVAQDRFINADPELSRKMNHSTKILRELQDTSLTLRMVPLKATFNKMNRLVRDLGKKGSKTVRLTTSGEDTEIDRNMVDIINEPLVHLLRNAIDHGIEEKAEREQSGKPVIATIGLRAFQAGGKVVIEIEDDGRGMNREKILNKAISKGLIEPNKKLTDSEIFKLIFLPGFSTADKVTDLSGRGVGMDVVRRSIEKLQGKVDVASVQGKGTTISLELPFTLAITDGMLIRIGAQRFIVPTINIDMTFRAEERDLFTMLGTREQVMFRGESIPIIRLHQLFNIPNAVESILEGTMLVINNNKKKYALLVDEVIGQQQLVGKSIDMPSKMNSISGGAILGDGQVGLILDTVSLLN, translated from the coding sequence ATGAACAGTAAATTTCAAAAGCAGACCGAAGATCTTGCCGAAATCATGCGCATTCTTGCCGATGTCTGGCCGGGTGACCGGGAAGACATCATGGTTGCGGGAGCACGCATGGAAGACACCATGGAAGGCTGGGAGCATAACAGCACCCAGCTGGGGACGCTCATCTCCCTGTCCTGGAAAGCACTCATCCATCTCTACGAGAAGGATGAATACTTCCAGAGTGTCAAATCCGCGACATTGCATGCGATCAATACCATCAGGGAGTATGCGGTAACGGACGGCGATATAGATGTCGAGCTTTTTGAAAAAGCCTGTGACGACCTTGAAAAGTCGATGAAAGGGGAGAGCGAGACGGTGGCTTCCATGATGGATACCATTTCGGAAAAAGAGGCCCCGGCGAATTCCGACGATTCCGCAGAAAGCGCGGACGGAGCCAGGCAGGAGACGGAATCAGACAAAGACAGAACCGTACAGCAGCAAGATGCCGGAAATACACCGGAGCAGACAGAACAGGAAAATGGCGACAAGGCGACATCAACAACCGGAAGCACCTCCGCAGAAGGTGAACGGAATGGCGATGAGGGCAGTCGCGCGGCCGGTAACGAACCGGGAGCATCGGAAGGAGAAGTGAGCCTTGATGATCTGGCCTCGCTTATCATGACCATCGAAAGCGAACCGTCTTTCATTGAGAAGTCACAAGAATTGGAGCGTCTCCTCATATCCTGTCATGACACGGCCTCCTCCAAAGAAATACAGAAACCTCTCAGGGAAGCCCTGAACATCCTGCGGGCCAGCTCTACAGAAGAAAAAAATGCCCCCGACTGGAAGAGCGTTGTTTCAGCGGTATCCAAACGCATTGAGAAATCCATGCAAGAGGCGGATCAGGCCGCGGCTGCAATGGATGCCCCCGGGGATTCCAAACCCGTCGTTGAAAAAACGGAAAATCCATCAACCAACACCGGTGCTGCTGGATCTGGCGGCCATCAGCCGGGGACCGGAGCAGAATCACCGAATCCATTGGAACCACCCTCGGCCGACCTAATTCCGGAACTCCCGGAAGAAGAGGAGGGAACAGTCGGTATTAAGGAGTTCATTATTCCGGAAGATTCAGATATGGATCTGATGGTCGAATTCATTACCGAGAGCACAGAGCAGATCGAGGCGGCCGAAAGCGCCCTCCTGGATCTGGAAACCTCTCCCGACGATGACGAACTGATCAACATGGTGTTCCGGTCATTTCACACCATCAAGGGCACGTCGGCTTTTATGGGACTCACCCCCCTGTCCGAATTCGCCCACTCGGTGGAAACACTGCTGGATATGGTGCGGGATGATGTGATTATATATGATTCGGCATGCGCCGACATTACCCTGGAAGCCATTGATATCCTCAAAAACCTGCTGAAAGGGGTCGAAAACGCCAATGCCGGCGATCGTCTTGATATCCCCGAAAGCTACGGCAAGCTGATGAAGGTGCTGCTGAGTATTTCGGATTTTGGCAAGAAGCCCGAAGATGCCGTCAAGCTTCACGATGACCTGGGAAGAGGCGATGCTCCGGGTTCCAGAGATGCGAACGGAGCAGCAGATGAATGGGTGGAATCGCGTGTCGATGACAACGAACAGGCGGAAACAGCTTCCGCCACAGATGATGGAAACGGTTTCCAGGCCGATGGTGCTGATGGAAGTCCTGCCGGTTCCGGAACCATACCTGCGGAAGCATCGGAAAGCGCGGGCGAGCCGGCCGCCGGACCAGATCAAGAAGGAAATACCGCACCTCCCGTACAAAACGGGAACGGCTCTGCGCGTCCGGGGTCAAACGGAAGCTCCTCCGGTGCTGCAAAGGCCAAGACCACCGCACAAAAAGCAGGGGTTCAGCTTCCCAAGATGGATACAGAATCAACGGTGCGGGTGAATGTGAATCGTCTTGACAGGCTCATCGATATGGTGGGCGAGCTGGTTATCGCCCATTCGGTGGTAGCCCAGGATCGTTTCATCAACGCCGATCCAGAACTGTCCCGAAAAATGAATCACAGTACCAAAATTCTCCGGGAACTGCAGGATACCAGTCTGACCCTGCGCATGGTACCGCTCAAGGCGACGTTCAACAAAATGAACCGGCTGGTGCGCGACCTCGGCAAAAAAGGATCCAAAACCGTCAGGCTTACTACCAGCGGTGAGGACACCGAAATCGACCGTAACATGGTGGATATCATCAACGAACCGTTGGTTCACCTGCTGAGGAATGCCATTGATCACGGTATCGAAGAAAAAGCCGAACGGGAGCAAAGCGGCAAGCCGGTCATTGCCACCATCGGCTTGCGTGCCTTTCAGGCCGGTGGCAAGGTTGTAATTGAAATAGAAGATGACGGCCGCGGAATGAACCGGGAAAAAATCCTCAACAAGGCGATTTCCAAGGGGCTGATTGAACCCAACAAGAAGCTGACGGACAGCGAAATCTTCAAATTGATTTTCCTGCCCGGCTTCTCTACTGCAGACAAGGTTACCGACCTGTCCGGCCGCGGAGTCGGCATGGATGTGGTTCGGCGTTCCATTGAAAAGCTACAGGGCAAAGTGGATGTCGCATCGGTTCAGGGCAAGGGAACGACCATCTCCCTGGAGCTGCCGTTCACCCTGGCAATTACCGACGGGATGCTCATTCGCATAGGCGCGCAGCGGTTTATTGTGCCTACGATCAATATCGACATGACCTTCCGGGCCGAAGAGCGTGATCTGTTCACCATGCTTGGTACGCGAGAGCAGGTGATGTTCCGGGGTGAGTCGATCCCGATCATTCGTCTGCACCAGCTGTTCAATATCCCGAACGCTGTTGAAAGCATCCTGGAGGGAACCATGCTGGTAATCAACAATAACAAGAAGAAGTATGCCCTGCTGGTGGATGAGGTGATCGGCC